One region of Streptomyces sp. CG4 genomic DNA includes:
- a CDS encoding aminoglycoside phosphotransferase family protein, translated as MDEARARDVLAAAGVLPGPAARDARLLALGENAVFAAGDLVVKVGRDAELLQRARRELDIAGWLAEAGVPAVRAAEPKPRLVDGHPVTMWHRLPEPVRPAEPRDLAELLRMVHALPSPSFVLPPRELLGGVERWLRLAGDVIDPGDAAFLRARRDGFAAAAGALTPHLPPGPIHGDALPRNVHIGPDGPVLIDLETFSADLREHDLVVMALSRDRYGLPAEAYDTFTAAYGWDVREWEGCAVLRGARETASCAWVAQHAPSNPKALAEFRRRVGSLRDGDETVRWYPF; from the coding sequence ATGGACGAGGCACGGGCACGGGACGTACTGGCCGCGGCGGGTGTACTGCCGGGCCCGGCCGCCCGGGACGCGCGGCTCCTCGCCCTCGGTGAGAACGCGGTGTTCGCCGCCGGTGATCTGGTGGTGAAGGTGGGCCGGGACGCCGAGCTGCTGCAGCGGGCCCGGCGCGAGCTGGACATCGCCGGGTGGCTGGCCGAGGCGGGCGTGCCGGCGGTCCGGGCGGCCGAGCCGAAGCCGCGGCTGGTGGACGGGCACCCGGTGACGATGTGGCACCGGCTGCCGGAGCCCGTACGCCCGGCCGAGCCGCGGGACCTGGCGGAGCTGCTGCGCATGGTGCACGCACTTCCCTCTCCTTCCTTCGTGCTGCCGCCCCGCGAGCTGCTGGGCGGTGTGGAGCGCTGGTTGCGGCTCGCGGGCGATGTGATCGACCCCGGGGACGCGGCGTTTCTCCGTGCGCGCCGGGACGGTTTCGCGGCGGCCGCGGGCGCGCTGACGCCCCATCTGCCGCCGGGCCCGATCCATGGCGATGCGCTGCCCCGCAATGTGCACATAGGGCCGGACGGACCGGTCCTGATCGACCTGGAGACCTTCTCCGCCGACCTGCGCGAGCACGACCTGGTGGTCATGGCCCTCTCCCGGGACCGGTACGGGCTGCCCGCCGAGGCGTACGACACCTTCACCGCGGCGTACGGGTGGGACGTGCGGGAATGGGAGGGCTGTGCGGTGCTGCGGGGCGCGCGGGAGACGGCCAGCTGCGCCTGGGTGGCCCAGCACGCCCCGAGCAATCCGAAGGCGTTGGCCGAGTTCCGACGGCGGGTGGGGTCCCTGCGGGACGGGGACGAGACGGTGCGGTGGTATCCGTTCTGA
- a CDS encoding 3'-5' exonuclease: MGWHRELLIGFDLETTGTDPREARIVTGAVIEVRAGEPMGRREWLADPGVEIPADAVAVHGISNERATAEGHPADRVADAIADVLVGYWKTGVPVVAYNAAFDLTLLSAELRRHALPSLSDRLGGAPPAPVIDPYTIDRRVDRYRRGKRNLEAVCAEYGIPLDAAHTAPADALAAARLASAIADRHPKVASLSPAELHQHQIEWYAEWAADFQAFLRRKGDAGAVVDGAWPLRELTESEGQPA, from the coding sequence ATGGGCTGGCACCGGGAGCTGCTGATCGGCTTCGACCTGGAGACGACCGGGACCGATCCGCGCGAGGCGCGCATCGTCACCGGCGCGGTGATCGAGGTCAGGGCCGGTGAGCCCATGGGCCGCAGGGAATGGCTGGCCGATCCGGGCGTGGAGATCCCGGCCGACGCGGTGGCGGTGCACGGCATCAGCAACGAGCGGGCGACGGCCGAGGGCCACCCGGCCGACCGGGTGGCCGACGCCATCGCCGACGTCCTGGTGGGGTACTGGAAGACGGGCGTCCCGGTCGTGGCCTACAACGCCGCGTTCGATCTCACCCTGCTCTCCGCCGAGCTGCGCCGGCATGCCCTGCCGTCCCTCTCCGACCGCCTCGGCGGCGCCCCGCCCGCCCCGGTCATCGACCCGTACACCATCGACCGCCGGGTCGACCGCTACCGCCGCGGCAAGCGGAACCTGGAAGCGGTCTGCGCCGAGTACGGCATACCCCTCGACGCGGCCCACACGGCCCCGGCCGACGCCCTCGCCGCGGCGCGGCTCGCCTCCGCGATAGCCGACCGCCACCCGAAGGTCGCGTCCCTGAGCCCGGCCGAACTCCACCAGCACCAGATCGAGTGGTATGCGGAGTGGGCGGCCGACTTCCAGGCGTTCCTGCGCCGCAAGGGGGATGCGGGAGCCGTGGTGGACGGGGCGTGGCCCCTAAGGGAGTTGACCGAGAGCGAGGGCCAGCCCGCGTAG
- a CDS encoding SAV2148 family HEPN domain-containing protein, producing the protein MGSGGLELPPGDEGHEGTSTDVPPGAVSLARPMNAGSIGPELDWDADAWREVRTRAQRAGRAYIWLNLVEQRLRAVVAAVLRPIYEPVHGDDWVVAAAGPAGQEWVQRAVAVREVSRRKGYLLDPADDNVLSFLTLPQLRELMVQHWPCFEPYFDERRDLELALDELEVTRNVVSRNRALSEAVLSQAERASARLLEMLGSAGDVPSARRLPVDAVEDLVGDRYADVVAVHPDRVRLMRQFPAEDIFGSARRLDAIGIGLNLLVQNFSGRRLVRLAESGCRVRLLFLNPASSSVKRRERELGMKRGELSRSVEMNILHMRRVRSRLRDPGAFEIQVYDETPRFTAYLVDGDGADGIAVVQSYLRGARGMESPVLVLRNGGKLVKSDDVLEAGLFPTYREEFELSWADSRPVS; encoded by the coding sequence GTGGGCTCGGGAGGGCTGGAGCTGCCCCCTGGTGACGAGGGTCACGAGGGAACCTCCACAGACGTCCCGCCCGGCGCGGTGTCCCTGGCCAGACCGATGAACGCGGGATCCATCGGGCCGGAGCTGGACTGGGACGCCGACGCCTGGCGCGAGGTGCGCACCCGCGCCCAGCGGGCCGGCCGGGCCTACATCTGGCTGAACCTCGTCGAACAGCGGCTGCGCGCGGTCGTGGCCGCCGTACTGCGCCCCATCTACGAACCCGTCCACGGCGACGACTGGGTGGTCGCCGCGGCCGGACCGGCCGGTCAGGAGTGGGTGCAGCGCGCGGTCGCGGTACGCGAAGTCAGCCGCCGCAAGGGCTATCTGCTCGACCCGGCCGACGACAACGTACTCAGCTTCCTCACCCTGCCCCAGCTGCGCGAGCTGATGGTGCAGCACTGGCCGTGCTTCGAACCGTACTTCGACGAGCGCCGCGATCTGGAACTCGCCCTGGACGAGCTGGAGGTGACCCGGAACGTCGTCTCCCGCAACCGGGCGCTGTCCGAGGCCGTCCTGAGCCAGGCCGAGCGGGCCTCGGCCCGGCTGCTGGAGATGCTCGGCTCCGCCGGTGACGTGCCCTCCGCGCGCCGGCTGCCCGTGGACGCGGTCGAGGACCTGGTCGGCGACCGGTACGCCGACGTGGTCGCCGTCCACCCGGACCGGGTACGGCTCATGCGCCAGTTCCCGGCCGAGGACATCTTCGGCTCCGCCCGCCGCCTCGACGCCATCGGCATCGGCCTCAATCTGCTGGTGCAGAACTTCTCCGGCCGCCGCCTGGTCCGGCTCGCCGAGTCCGGCTGCCGGGTGCGGCTGCTCTTCCTCAACCCGGCCTCCAGCTCGGTCAAGCGCCGCGAGCGCGAACTGGGGATGAAACGGGGCGAACTGAGCCGGTCCGTCGAGATGAACATCCTGCACATGCGCCGGGTGCGCTCCCGGCTGCGCGACCCGGGCGCCTTCGAGATCCAGGTCTACGACGAGACACCGCGCTTCACCGCCTACCTGGTGGACGGCGACGGCGCCGACGGCATCGCCGTGGTGCAGTCCTATCTGCGCGGGGCGCGCGGGATGGAGTCGCCGGTGCTGGTGCTGCGCAACGGCGGCAAGCTTGTCAAGTCGGACGATGTGCTCGAAGCCGGACTCTTCCCGACATACCGCGAGGAATTCGAGCTGTCCTGGGCGGATTCGCGCCCGGTGTCCTGA
- the glgX gene encoding glycogen debranching protein GlgX, translated as MQVWPGQAYPLGATYDGAGTNFAVFTEAADRVELCLLHDDGSETAVELRESDAFVRHAYVPGVMPGQRYGFRVHGPYDPGRGLRCNSAKLLLDPYAKAISGEIRWGEEVYGYHFGAPDSRNDLDSAPHTMASVVINPYFDWGDDRPPRTEYHHTVIYEAHVKGLTMRHPGLPEELRGTYAALAHPAVIDHLTKLGVTALELMPVHQFVNDHRLADLGLSNYWGYNTIGFFAPHNAYASWGDRGQQVLEFKSAVRALHEAGIEVILDVVYNHTAEGNHLGPTLSFKGIDNPSYYRLADDPRYYTDTTGTGNSLLMRSPHVLQLIMDSLRYWVTEMRVDGFRFDLAATLARQFHEVDRLSSFFDLVQQDPVVSQVKLIAEPWDVGEGGYQVGNFPPLWTEWNGKYRDTVRDLWRGEPRALAEFASRLTGSSDLYQDDGRRPLASINFVTCHDGFTLDDLVSYDDKHNAANGEDNRDGESHNRSWNCGAEGESDDPEVLRLRARQMRNFVATLMLSQGVPMISHGDEFARTQHGNNNAYCQDNDIAWVHWPEDDADPGELLEFTRAMVWLRRDHPVLRRRRFFHGRPVEGTHDELSDIAWFTPEGTEMTQRDWDSARASALTVFLNGNAISEPGPRGERISDDSFLLMFNASPGPLDFLVPADHGRQWQVVVDTAHPDGVPPGSGTKVAAGDLITLPDRSLAVLQRPT; from the coding sequence ATGCAGGTCTGGCCTGGACAGGCGTATCCGCTCGGCGCCACCTACGACGGCGCCGGAACCAACTTCGCGGTCTTCACGGAGGCCGCGGACCGAGTAGAGCTGTGTCTGCTGCACGACGACGGCTCGGAGACGGCAGTGGAACTGCGCGAGAGCGACGCTTTCGTGCGGCACGCGTACGTGCCGGGCGTGATGCCGGGACAGCGGTACGGGTTCCGCGTGCACGGCCCGTACGACCCCGGGCGCGGTCTGCGCTGCAACTCCGCGAAGCTGCTCCTCGACCCCTACGCGAAGGCGATCAGCGGTGAGATCCGGTGGGGCGAGGAGGTGTACGGCTACCACTTCGGCGCCCCGGACAGCCGCAACGACCTGGACTCGGCGCCGCACACCATGGCATCCGTGGTGATCAACCCGTACTTCGACTGGGGCGACGACCGGCCGCCGCGCACCGAGTACCACCACACGGTGATCTACGAGGCCCATGTCAAGGGCCTGACCATGCGTCACCCGGGGCTGCCGGAGGAGCTGCGCGGCACCTACGCGGCGCTCGCGCATCCGGCGGTCATCGACCATCTGACGAAGCTCGGGGTGACGGCCCTGGAGCTGATGCCCGTTCACCAGTTCGTGAACGACCATCGGCTGGCCGACCTGGGCCTGAGCAACTACTGGGGCTACAACACCATCGGCTTCTTCGCCCCGCACAACGCGTACGCCTCGTGGGGCGACCGCGGCCAGCAGGTGCTGGAGTTCAAGTCGGCGGTCCGGGCGCTGCACGAGGCCGGGATCGAGGTCATCCTGGACGTCGTCTACAACCACACCGCCGAGGGCAACCATCTGGGCCCGACGCTGTCCTTCAAGGGCATCGACAATCCGTCGTACTACCGTCTCGCGGACGATCCGCGCTACTACACGGACACCACGGGCACCGGGAACTCGCTGCTCATGCGGTCCCCGCACGTGCTGCAGCTGATCATGGACTCGCTGCGGTACTGGGTCACCGAGATGCGTGTCGACGGCTTCCGCTTCGACCTCGCGGCGACGCTGGCCCGGCAGTTCCACGAGGTGGACCGGCTGTCGTCGTTCTTCGACCTGGTGCAGCAGGACCCGGTGGTCTCCCAGGTGAAGCTGATCGCCGAGCCCTGGGACGTGGGCGAGGGCGGCTATCAGGTGGGAAACTTCCCGCCGCTGTGGACCGAGTGGAACGGCAAGTACCGGGACACGGTACGGGACCTGTGGCGGGGCGAGCCGCGGGCGCTCGCCGAGTTCGCCTCCCGGCTGACCGGATCGTCGGATCTGTATCAGGACGACGGCCGCCGGCCGCTGGCCTCGATCAACTTCGTGACCTGCCACGACGGCTTCACGCTGGACGACCTGGTCTCGTACGACGACAAGCACAACGCGGCCAACGGCGAGGACAACCGGGACGGCGAGAGCCACAACCGGTCCTGGAACTGCGGGGCGGAGGGCGAGAGCGACGACCCGGAGGTGCTCCGGCTGCGCGCCCGGCAGATGCGGAACTTCGTCGCCACGCTGATGCTGTCCCAGGGCGTGCCGATGATCAGCCACGGCGACGAGTTCGCCCGCACGCAGCACGGCAACAACAACGCCTACTGCCAGGACAACGACATCGCGTGGGTGCACTGGCCCGAGGACGACGCGGACCCGGGCGAGCTGCTGGAGTTCACGCGCGCGATGGTGTGGCTGCGCCGGGACCATCCGGTCCTGCGCCGGCGGCGCTTCTTCCACGGCCGTCCGGTGGAGGGCACTCATGACGAGCTGTCCGACATCGCCTGGTTCACTCCGGAGGGCACGGAGATGACCCAGCGGGACTGGGACTCGGCGCGGGCCTCGGCGCTGACGGTGTTCCTGAACGGCAACGCGATCTCCGAGCCCGGCCCGCGCGGGGAGCGCATCAGCGACGACTCGTTCCTGCTGATGTTCAACGCCTCGCCCGGGCCGCTGGACTTCCTGGTGCCGGCCGACCACGGCCGGCAGTGGCAGGTGGTCGTCGACACGGCGCATCCGGACGGGGTGCCACCGGGGTCCGGCACGAAGGTCGCGGCGGGTGACCTGATCACCTTGCCCGACCGGAGCCTGGCGGTGCTGCAGCGGCCGACGTAG
- the treY gene encoding malto-oligosyltrehalose synthase, whose amino-acid sequence MTSVRPGPGVPTATYRLQLQPAFPFAAAAAAVPYLASLGVSHLHLSPVLEAVPGSTHGYDVVDHARVRAELGGEEGLRSLARTAREHGLGLVADIVPNHMAMVPRHNHALWEVLREGPGSPYARWFDIDWEAQEGRVLLPVLGGPVGSQVEHLVVDGDVLRYHEHAFPLRAGTARLPLPKLLDAQWYRPVWWRLARTELNYRRFFSISELIGVRVEDPEVFDATHAKILQLLDEGVLDGLRVDHPDGLADPDGYLARLHEATGGRWTVVEKILADDERLPRSWPVAGTTGYDALRQVDGLFTDRTGAYELLGRYRAFAAPQPDRGGNWDATVRRAAYKVLTHELAAEADRLTRVATRLCASAPDLALRDRAPWALRTAVEELLVRMRVYRPYDSGDAATVVTEEAAEEARLAFVVPEEAAAVGIVRGLLVEPPGDASAPDHADRAEFRTRFAQTASALRAKSVEDTAFYRYVPLLSATEVGGDPGRPGVSPEDFHAYCARVQRDWPVTGTVVSTHDTKRSADVRAALAVLTECPDRWAELLAGVTRSGEDLGVPDGQLAWAAWQTVFGLGPAEEERVRQALLKHVREAGMYTSWTEQEPPYEEAVAAFVAAGPCGPPGERVAAFRKTLEPHIRANVLGTALVHLTMPGVPDLYQGTEGEYRTLVDPDNRRPVAFPPEVPGEKDALTAAALRLRARRPDAFGAAASYEPLAADGPAAGHCVAFARSGAVVTAVTRLSLRLAEAGGWRETRLELPSGRWSDVLTEGREFTGHARVTELFDRLPVVLLERVGAE is encoded by the coding sequence ATGACGTCTGTACGACCCGGACCGGGGGTGCCCACGGCCACCTACCGGCTGCAGCTCCAGCCCGCGTTCCCGTTCGCCGCCGCGGCCGCGGCCGTACCGTACCTGGCGTCGCTCGGAGTCTCGCACCTGCACCTGTCCCCCGTCCTGGAGGCGGTGCCCGGCTCCACGCACGGCTACGACGTCGTGGATCACGCGCGCGTGCGCGCGGAACTGGGCGGCGAGGAGGGCCTGCGGTCGCTGGCGCGGACCGCGCGGGAGCACGGTCTGGGCCTGGTGGCCGACATCGTGCCGAACCACATGGCGATGGTGCCCCGGCACAACCACGCCCTGTGGGAGGTGCTGCGCGAGGGGCCCGGCTCGCCGTACGCGCGCTGGTTCGACATCGACTGGGAGGCGCAGGAGGGGCGGGTGCTGCTGCCGGTGCTCGGCGGTCCGGTCGGCTCACAGGTGGAGCACCTCGTGGTCGACGGTGACGTGCTGCGCTACCACGAGCACGCCTTCCCGCTGCGCGCCGGCACGGCCCGGCTGCCGCTGCCAAAGCTGCTGGACGCCCAGTGGTACCGCCCGGTGTGGTGGCGGCTGGCCCGTACCGAGCTGAACTACCGGCGGTTCTTCAGCATCTCGGAGCTGATCGGGGTGCGCGTGGAGGATCCCGAGGTGTTCGACGCCACCCATGCCAAGATCCTCCAACTGCTGGACGAGGGCGTGCTCGACGGGCTGCGCGTCGACCATCCCGACGGGCTCGCCGACCCCGACGGCTACCTCGCGCGGCTGCACGAGGCGACCGGCGGGCGCTGGACGGTGGTGGAGAAGATCCTCGCCGACGACGAGCGGCTGCCGCGGTCCTGGCCCGTCGCGGGCACCACCGGCTACGACGCCCTGCGCCAGGTCGACGGCCTGTTCACGGACCGGACGGGGGCGTACGAACTGCTGGGCCGGTACCGGGCGTTCGCGGCCCCGCAGCCGGACCGGGGCGGGAACTGGGACGCGACGGTACGGCGCGCCGCCTACAAGGTGCTCACGCACGAGCTGGCCGCCGAGGCCGACCGGCTCACCCGGGTCGCCACCCGGCTGTGCGCGTCCGCGCCGGACCTCGCGCTGCGCGACCGGGCTCCCTGGGCGCTGCGTACGGCCGTGGAGGAGCTACTGGTGCGGATGCGGGTGTACCGGCCGTACGACTCCGGTGACGCCGCCACCGTGGTCACCGAGGAGGCCGCCGAGGAGGCCCGGCTCGCGTTCGTGGTGCCCGAGGAGGCGGCGGCCGTCGGCATCGTGCGCGGGTTGCTGGTCGAGCCGCCCGGTGACGCGTCGGCGCCGGACCACGCCGACCGCGCGGAGTTCCGCACCCGGTTCGCGCAGACCGCGTCGGCGCTGCGCGCCAAGTCGGTGGAGGACACGGCCTTCTACCGCTATGTGCCGCTGCTGTCGGCGACCGAGGTGGGCGGCGATCCGGGCCGGCCGGGGGTGTCCCCGGAGGACTTCCACGCGTACTGCGCGCGCGTGCAGCGTGATTGGCCGGTCACGGGCACGGTGGTCTCCACGCACGACACCAAGCGCAGCGCCGACGTCCGCGCCGCACTGGCCGTGCTCACCGAATGCCCGGACCGGTGGGCGGAGTTGCTGGCCGGGGTGACCCGCTCCGGCGAGGACCTGGGCGTGCCGGACGGGCAGTTGGCCTGGGCGGCCTGGCAGACGGTGTTCGGGCTGGGGCCCGCCGAGGAGGAGCGGGTCCGGCAGGCGCTGCTGAAGCATGTGCGCGAGGCGGGCATGTACACCAGCTGGACGGAGCAGGAGCCGCCGTACGAGGAGGCGGTGGCCGCGTTCGTCGCCGCCGGTCCGTGCGGGCCGCCGGGCGAGCGCGTGGCGGCGTTCCGCAAGACGCTGGAGCCGCACATCCGGGCCAACGTCCTCGGCACCGCCCTGGTCCACCTGACGATGCCGGGGGTGCCGGACCTGTATCAGGGCACGGAGGGCGAGTACCGGACGCTGGTGGACCCGGACAACCGCCGGCCGGTCGCGTTCCCGCCCGAGGTGCCCGGCGAGAAGGACGCGCTGACGGCGGCGGCGCTACGGCTGCGGGCCCGGCGCCCCGACGCCTTCGGTGCCGCGGCGTCGTACGAGCCGCTGGCCGCCGACGGCCCGGCGGCGGGCCACTGTGTGGCGTTCGCGCGCTCCGGTGCGGTGGTGACGGCGGTGACCCGGCTGTCGCTGCGGCTCGCGGAGGCCGGCGGCTGGCGGGAGACCCGGCTGGAGCTGCCGTCGGGCCGGTGGTCGGACGTGCTCACCGAGGGCCGGGAGTTCACGGGGCACGCACGCGTGACGGAACTTTTCGACCGGCTGCCGGTGGTGCTGCTGGAGCGCGTCGGGGCGGAGTGA
- a CDS encoding SAV_2336 N-terminal domain-related protein — MPEPLGRALDALIACLDQDVDARTLADALWLAAASSSSADPTARADQRPDAREGTAQVADAPTKPEPEPQGAGPSTRPSGPATKRVRSYPLYEEFEDISTPLSGPSVSVAAGRALSQTVELGRSLRPFMRRYPRGRQTGLDMQATIDSYARGGELMPVLAPLPEPWFDVVVVTDTHLTTEVWHGAIEEFINLLGNTGAFRHVRRWHLTTDGHDPYVTDARGHFVNAVHAAGPENRRLFLIMSDCTAPAWYESAVWQLLRQWAMRAPLSIANPLPSRLWHRTALDLPAVHVRNRIPGSSNAALRVKLPPHLKWVVNLREPYMAIPTLTLTAHSLQRWAHGFVRGAPEGYEAVLVGPYGHATSPFLRFSRDMTEAESAEAAENAVQAFMNTAEPAAVRLAALCSPFRRLSLPLLQLIRQEVIRDATNSDVAELLTSSLLNVDTSGTGPPVITFTDQARARLSCLVSRHDAWRTYETLSRYIAQRTRLPAQSLDAIAAFPADRLPEELQPFAHASQELLKALRKGAANLHMTHQAIGADRPQEQHVQHREAYSEAFSEEAFPESPSLRDPLVEQEFGRLRGELWEEAVTDQFGAHSRQAADQVLRAFLYFLTDCLTSPEGELRSTELHTFTAHLARFAELCGVVVEAGTDPAFMLRASAPGIDDSVTVLGEIFTFGSQFSRPQSSTDAAPDARAGLRVAPFAILITFLEGGGHSGPDVLGNCVAVARSRTAKVVVLRFPTWLSSPS; from the coding sequence GTGCCTGAGCCGCTCGGGCGGGCCCTCGACGCCCTCATCGCCTGCCTGGACCAGGACGTCGACGCACGCACTCTGGCCGACGCCCTGTGGCTGGCTGCGGCTTCGTCGTCGTCGGCTGACCCCACGGCGCGCGCTGACCAGCGGCCGGATGCCCGAGAGGGCACCGCACAGGTCGCCGACGCCCCCACGAAGCCCGAACCGGAGCCTCAGGGCGCCGGCCCTTCCACCCGCCCCTCCGGCCCGGCGACCAAGCGGGTCCGCTCCTACCCGCTGTACGAGGAGTTCGAGGACATCTCCACCCCACTGTCCGGACCGTCCGTGTCCGTCGCGGCCGGGCGGGCCCTGTCGCAGACGGTGGAACTGGGACGCTCGCTACGCCCTTTCATGCGCCGCTACCCGCGGGGCCGGCAAACAGGGCTCGACATGCAAGCCACCATCGATTCCTACGCTCGTGGTGGTGAACTCATGCCGGTTCTCGCCCCGTTGCCGGAGCCGTGGTTCGACGTCGTAGTCGTGACCGACACTCATTTGACGACCGAGGTATGGCACGGCGCCATTGAGGAATTCATCAATCTGCTGGGAAACACGGGTGCCTTCCGCCACGTCCGTCGCTGGCATCTGACCACCGACGGACACGATCCCTATGTGACGGACGCACGAGGCCATTTCGTCAACGCAGTGCATGCGGCGGGTCCGGAGAACCGCCGTCTGTTCCTGATCATGTCCGACTGCACCGCGCCGGCCTGGTACGAGTCCGCGGTGTGGCAACTGTTGCGCCAGTGGGCCATGCGGGCTCCGCTGTCCATCGCCAATCCGCTTCCTTCAAGGCTCTGGCACCGAACCGCCCTCGACCTGCCTGCAGTGCATGTCCGCAACCGGATTCCAGGCAGCAGCAACGCGGCCCTGCGGGTGAAGCTTCCCCCACACTTGAAATGGGTGGTGAACCTCCGCGAGCCCTATATGGCCATTCCCACCCTCACCCTGACCGCCCACTCCCTGCAACGCTGGGCTCACGGGTTCGTCCGTGGCGCACCCGAGGGCTATGAGGCCGTTCTCGTCGGCCCTTACGGACACGCCACCTCGCCTTTCCTGCGCTTCAGCAGAGATATGACCGAGGCCGAGAGCGCTGAAGCTGCCGAGAACGCCGTGCAGGCATTCATGAACACGGCCGAGCCCGCGGCCGTGCGCCTGGCGGCCCTGTGCTCTCCGTTCCGTCGACTCAGCCTCCCGTTGTTGCAGCTCATCCGGCAGGAAGTCATCCGGGACGCCACGAACTCCGACGTCGCCGAGTTGCTGACCAGTAGCCTGCTGAACGTCGACACCTCGGGCACGGGACCGCCCGTGATCACTTTCACCGATCAGGCCCGCGCTCGACTGTCCTGCCTGGTCAGCCGGCACGATGCATGGCGCACCTATGAGACGCTCAGCCGCTATATCGCGCAGCGAACACGCCTGCCCGCACAGAGTCTCGACGCGATCGCGGCTTTCCCTGCCGATCGACTGCCTGAGGAACTGCAGCCCTTCGCCCATGCCTCACAGGAGCTGCTCAAGGCCCTGCGAAAAGGGGCGGCCAATCTGCATATGACGCACCAGGCGATCGGGGCCGACCGCCCACAAGAGCAGCACGTGCAGCACAGGGAAGCCTACTCGGAGGCGTTCTCCGAAGAGGCGTTCCCCGAATCTCCATCGCTTCGTGATCCACTCGTCGAGCAGGAATTCGGCCGCCTGCGTGGCGAGTTGTGGGAGGAAGCCGTTACCGATCAGTTCGGTGCGCACAGCCGTCAGGCGGCGGATCAGGTCCTCAGAGCCTTCCTCTACTTCCTCACAGACTGCCTCACCAGTCCGGAGGGAGAGCTGCGGTCCACGGAACTGCACACCTTCACCGCCCACCTGGCTCGCTTCGCGGAACTGTGCGGCGTTGTCGTCGAAGCGGGTACGGACCCCGCCTTCATGCTCCGTGCCAGTGCTCCCGGCATCGATGACAGCGTCACCGTGCTGGGGGAAATCTTCACCTTTGGCAGCCAATTCTCGCGCCCGCAGAGTTCGACCGACGCCGCCCCTGACGCCCGTGCCGGATTGCGGGTCGCTCCGTTCGCCATTCTCATCACCTTCTTGGAAGGCGGTGGTCACAGCGGTCCGGACGTACTCGGCAACTGTGTCGCCGTCGCCCGCAGCCGCACCGCCAAGGTGGTCGTCCTTCGCTTCCCGACCTGGCTCTCATCCCCGTCCTGA
- a CDS encoding AAA family ATPase: protein MAWNSFYRGTGEPHDTELPPPPPWRTFPRHSAPRTFQPPKGLPDAVNAALFLHRPLLITGPAGSGKSSVIEQVADELHLGPVLRWHITSRSTLSDALYRYDALGHIHTLRLAQSMAKADPVEDDIAQFLQLGPLGTALLPGGDRPRALLIDEIDKSDLDLPSDLLDVLERGQYEIPELVRHARKEVEIKRWRGDGEDPSGDSEPYPVVNGQVSCDRFPFIVMTSNGEREFPAPFLRRCIRYDMPAMTPDLLRAAVAAHLELAVSEEAEALIEEFVHRIAMGEALAVDQLLNAVKLITDSNAPIEAQRDRLLGLLLRDLSSA, encoded by the coding sequence ATGGCTTGGAACAGCTTTTATCGAGGCACCGGCGAACCGCATGACACCGAACTGCCGCCCCCTCCACCTTGGCGGACCTTTCCGCGCCACTCCGCCCCGCGCACTTTCCAGCCGCCGAAGGGGCTGCCCGACGCCGTGAACGCGGCGCTCTTCCTGCACCGGCCACTGCTGATCACCGGTCCGGCCGGCAGCGGGAAGTCGTCAGTGATCGAGCAAGTGGCGGACGAGTTGCACCTCGGTCCGGTGCTGCGCTGGCACATCACCTCCCGCAGCACGCTGTCGGACGCTCTCTATCGCTACGACGCCCTGGGGCACATTCACACCCTGCGTCTTGCCCAGTCGATGGCGAAGGCCGACCCCGTCGAGGACGACATCGCGCAGTTCCTCCAACTCGGCCCGCTGGGCACCGCGCTGCTGCCGGGCGGCGACCGGCCTCGTGCGCTCCTGATCGATGAAATCGACAAGAGCGATCTCGACCTGCCCAGCGACCTGCTCGATGTCCTGGAACGAGGTCAGTACGAGATCCCGGAACTCGTGCGGCACGCCCGCAAGGAGGTGGAGATCAAACGATGGCGCGGGGACGGCGAGGACCCGTCGGGAGACTCCGAGCCCTACCCGGTCGTCAACGGCCAGGTCAGCTGCGACCGTTTCCCCTTCATCGTGATGACCAGCAATGGCGAACGGGAGTTCCCCGCCCCGTTCCTGCGCCGTTGCATCCGGTACGACATGCCCGCGATGACGCCCGACCTGTTGCGGGCCGCAGTGGCCGCACATCTCGAACTGGCCGTGAGCGAAGAAGCCGAGGCCCTCATCGAGGAGTTCGTGCACCGGATCGCCATGGGGGAGGCCCTCGCCGTGGACCAGCTCCTCAACGCGGTCAAGCTCATCACCGACAGCAACGCCCCGATCGAGGCTCAGCGCGACAGGCTGCTCGGCCTGCTCCTACGGGATCTGTCCAGTGCCTGA